CCACGCATACTTCATGCAAATCATCATGCAATTCGTAGGAGGATGAAATGAACACTGAGCTGAGTAAATGGAACCCGTTCAAATTCCTGCGCAAAACGCAAACCGAAAAGGTTGGCGAGCAATCGTCATCCAACGCGCCAACGTCGAAGCACTGGCCGGCCGAGTGGCCCGATGTGTCGCGGCTCCTCTCGTCGGACCCGTGGCACGCGATGGGTGAATTGCTGCGCGATCCGTTCGCAGGCTTCGGCGGTCTTGACCGATGGTTCGGCGACTTCAGCTCGTCGCGCTTCCAGCCGCGCATCGATGTCGTCGACGACGGCGACGCGCTGCGCATCACCGCCGAGCTGCCGGGAATGGATCGCGAGGATTTGCAGACGTCCATCGAAGACGGCGTCCTGGTCCTGCGTGGCGACAAGAAGCAGGACACGAGGAGCGAGGAAAACGGCTGCTATCGGCTGGAACGGTCGCACGGCTCATTCACGCGCACGATTCCGCTGCCCGATGGGGTCGATGTCGACAAGGTGGACGCGAAGTTTGATAAGGGCGTCTTGACGCTTCGATTGCCGAAGACGGCTTCCGCTCGCTCCGCAGTCAGGAAGATCGAGATCAACTAAAAACCTTCTGCACGTAGGATCGAACGGTAGCGTGCCCCGGGCGGCGTGGTATTCATTCGCTACGCCGCCCGGCGACACTGCGGGATCGACACCGCTAACGGCGAGCATACTACACGCTCGGAAGAAGCTCGCAAGCACGCACCAACGAACAAGGAAGCCTGCGAGCAACCAGGGGTAGCTGGAAACAACGCGGCGATAGCAGAAACCACGAACAATCTGGAGGGACACAATGAATGACATAAGGAATGTGGCCAACAGACTGATGGACGCACTCCGGTGGGAGCCGCGCGTCCTTGGCTTTTACGAGCGTTTCGAACAGGCTGTCGCGCACATCCTGAGCACCGTCATTTCCGTCATCATCGCCATATCACTGTGGCAACTCATCCGTGCGGTAGGCGTATTGCTCGTTCGGGAAGCGCTGAACCCGCTGGATCATGCCGTGTTCCAGACGGTCTTTGGCATGATCATGACGTTGCTGATTGCGATGGAATTCAAGCACTCCATCATCCGCGTGATGCTTCGACGTGACCATATCGTGCAGGTGAAAACGGTCGTGCTGATCGCTTTGCTCGCGATTGCGCGCAAATTCATTATTCTTGATCCGAACACCGATCCGGAACGGATTGGAGCCTTGGCCGCTGCCCTTCTGGCTCTGGGCGGGGTCTATTGGCTCATGCGTCAGCGCGATGATCGGGTTGAAGTGGAAGGCTTGCCGGACTGACATTGACTGACGACGCTCTCACAGCGGGACGCCGAACAGACTCGATTGAAAGGGCTACAGGCCGGGTCGAGAGGGATCCTGCGGCGCGGACAGCCGCGGCGGTGAGCGACCTTTGCCCGCGATCCGCAGGCGTCCGGAAAGGCCGACAGCGGTGAGTCCGCGCGTCAGGATCGACTGTCTGATGTCGACGTGAAAGCTGCCCGTCGCACATTGCATCCGACCGTCTCTTGCGGGTCGGGTGGCACCGATCGGGACGGCGGGGAAAGGATCTCGTTGATTAGCGCATCGATCTCCTATGCGAAGTCTCTGACGCGAATTGACGACATTATTTTGGTGAGACTGTCGACAAAGTCGTCAATTCAAGCGCCAGATACGATGAAGCGTGAGGATTCTGGCTCGATGCCGGTCAATCATCATCAATGCGCTTGTCAATCAGGTAGCGACCGCGCTCGACGCCCGCGAGCAACGCTTCGTTCTCGGTCATCCAGTCGGGGCCGTCGGCCGCCGGCACGACCAGTTCGATGCGCTCGCCGCCGACATACACCTGCACCTCGTCGCGCCACGCGCCGCTGTCGTTGCGCCGCGCCCACACGCGGATCTCGTGGCCGCGATACGGGTCGCGAATCTGTGCGTCCTGTTGATGCTGCACGGTGGCCTCCAGTGCTTGTCTGCGATGACGATGCAAAAAGCGATGCAAAAAATGCGCGCTGCAAAGCCGCCGCGCGCCCCGTCGGCGCTGCGCGCACGCGCCGTGCCCGGTGCCGGCCGGCACGCGGCTTGCGTCCTCCCTGATTGCGCGTCGAACCGCTACCGGCACGCGCCGTGTGCACATGGGGCGCTTCCTCACCCGGCAATCGGACGGCGAACCGGGCACCGATGCCGTCCCTGTTTCGCCCCCGCGAACCGGCGAACCGGAATGCGCAGCGATCCGCCAGCCTGCGGATCGACCATCCCGACACTTCGCCAAGGAGTTTCGTGTGAACCAGACGACCGACCTGCTCTCCTATCTCGTGACGAGCCAACTGGCCACGCGCATGCGGTCCGGCGCATGGCTCACGACCGGTCAGCTCGTCGGCGCGCAGCGCGCGTGGCTCGCGTGCCATCACGCCGAACGCAGCTGGCTCGCCCGGATCAGGATCGCGAACGCGTCCGCGACGATCGCGCAAGGAATCTACGACATCGCGGTCGCGAACGGCGATCCCGACAACGGCGAACGCGTGCGGCTCGACGCGGATTCGCCGGAACTGCACGCGCTGCGCGCACGTTGCGATGCACTGTTGCAGCGCATCGACGGCGATCGGGACCTCGACCCGCAATGAGCGCGCGGAACCCCGATCGTGTAAAAACGACAGTCCCCGACCACCGGCATCCCGCCCAAGCCCCGTCGCACGGGAAACCGCGCCGCAGGCACGCGCGTTGCGGCGAAGCGCCGTCACCGATCGCCACCGCCCGCCCCGCGCCATGGACTCCACGCCGACCTTCGCTCCGCACATCTATTTCTGCGACGCCCGCCTCGTCGGGCCGCTCGACGCGTGGCCGCAGACGTTCGCGCGAATCGCGGGAATGGGCTTCGATCACGTGCTCGTCGGTGCATTCTGGGCCGCGGGCGTCGCCGGCTTTCCGCGCCACGTGGCCGATTTTCGCCGGCCGGCCCAACCGTTCGCGACACGCGCGAGCGCGCTCGAGACGTTCTCGCGGCTCGCGCAGCTCGCGCACGGCCACGGGCTGCGCCTGCTGCTCGAAGTCGTGCCGGATCGCATCGCGCGCGAGAACCCGCTGCGCGCCGAGCATCCGGACTGGTACGTCGAGCGTACGCACGACGACGCGCTGATCGATCCGCGCGGCACCGCACACGCACTGGACGTCGCGCACGCGAACCTTGGCGACGAGGCGGCACGCGACGCGCTGTCGGCGTGGTGGTGCGCGCACCTCGCCACCTTCGCGGATGCGGGCGCGGCCGGCTTCCTGATCGACGCGCCGCATCATCTGCCGGCCGACTGGTGGCCCGGCTGGCGCGCGGCGCTGCGCCGCGCGCGCCCGGATGTCGCGGTGCTGGCCGCCGTGCCCGGCCATGCGCGCGACGCGCTCGCGCAGCTCGAAGCGGCCGGGTTCGACGCAGTGTTTTCATCGGTGCGCTGGTGGGACCTGCGCGCACCGTGGTTCGCCGACGAACACCGGCTGCTGCGGCGCATCGGCTCGCCGATCGCGTTTCCCGACGCGCTCGACGGCCCGCGCCTCGCCGACGACTGGCCCGACGCGCCGGACGATACCGTCGCACGCGCGTACCGCCGCGCGCTGTGGACGGCCGCGGCCGTCGGCACCGGCTGGCTCGTGCCGATGGGCTTCGAGCACGGCGTCGCGCTGCCGCTGATGGCGCGCGACGCGGACGCCGGGCGCTATCGCGCCGCATTCGAGCGCGCGCGCTTCGACCTGTCCGGCACGATCGCCGATGCGAACGCATGGCGCCGCGCGACGCCCGTAGCAGCCGCGCGCGGCGAAATCGCGCAACTGAGCGCGCCCGGCGCACCCGCAACGGTGCTGCTGCGCGGCACCGGGCCGTCGCTCGAACACGACGAAGCGGCACTGCTGATCGCGTTGAATCCCGATCTAGACGCGGCGGTGACGGTCGATCCCGCGACGATCCTGCCCGGCGTACCGGGCGGATTCACACGCGTCGTCACGCAGCATGGCGCGCAAACCCACCCGCCGGCCGCGCTCGAACCCTTCACGCTCGGGCCCGGCGCGTACGCGATGCTGCATGCGTGGCAGGCGCCGCCCGTCACGACGCTTCCCGACGATGCGCGCGAGCGCACGGCGCTGTCCGATGCACTCGTGGCCGACCGGATCGCGATCGAGCGCGTCGAGCCGTCGGTCGATGGCGGCCGCTTCGCGGTCAAGCGCGTGATCGGCGAACCGCTCGTTGTACGCGCATCGATCTTCTCGGACGGGCACGCGCATCTGGCGGCCGCGCTGCAGTGGCGCGCGGACGGCGAAGACGGCTGGCGCGAAGTGCCGTTCGAAGCCGAACCGAACGACCGCTGGCACGCGTGCGTCACGCTCGATCAGCTCGGCCGCCACGCCTTTCGCGTGATCGCGTGGCGCGACGACTGGGCGTCGCTGGTCGACGACGTCGCGAAGAAACACGCGGCCGGCCAGGACGTGACACTCGAACTGCGCGAAGCGCAGCTGCTGCTCGCGACCGCGCTCAAGCTCGCCGAGCCGGCCGATGCACGCGCGGTCGCGCAGATGGAACGCCTCGTCGCCGAGTTCAAGGACGCGCCGGCCGACGCCCGCCTCGCGCTGCTCGGCGCGGCGCCGCTCGCCGATGCGTTCGCGGCGCTGCGCTACCGCCCGTTCGTCACGCACGACGAAACCACCTACCCGGTCGACGTCGAGCGCCGCGCGGCGCGCTTCTCGAGCTGGTACGAGATGTTCCCGCGCTCGGCGAGCAACGATCCGCATCGGCACGGCACGTTCGACGACGTGATCGCGCAACTGCCGCGCATCCGCGACATGGGTTTCGACGTGCTGTATTTCCCGCCGATCCACCCGATCGGCATGGCCGCGCGCAAGGGCCGCAACAACAGCCTGACAGCCGGCCCCGACGATGTCGGCAGCCCGTACGCGATCGGCTCGCCCGACGGCGGACACACGGCCGTGCATCCGCAGCTCGGCACGCTCGCGTCGTTCCGCACGCTGGTCGATGCCGCGCGCGCGCACGGGCTCGAGATCGCGCTGGATTTCGCGATCCAGTGCTCGCCCGACCACCCGTGGCTCGCCGCGCATCCGGGCTGGTTCGCGTGGCGGCCCGACGGTTCGCTGCGCTTTGCGGAGAATCCGCCGAAGCGCTACCAGGACATCGTGAACCCCGATTTCTACGCGCCGGATGCACTGCCCGGCGTGTGGCTCGCGTTGCGTGACGCCGTGCTGTTCTGGGTCGACGCGGGCGTGCGGATCTTCCGCGTCGACAACCCGCACACGAAGCCGCTGCCGTTCTGGGCATGGATGATCGACGACGTGCGCGGCCGGCATCCGGACGTCGTGTTCCTGTCCGAAGCGTTTACGCGGCCGGGCATGATGTACCGGCTCGCGAAAATCGGTTTCTCGCAGTCGTACACGTACTTCACGTGGCGCGAGTCGAAGCGCGAATTCATCGATTACCTGACCGAGCTTGCGACCGGCCCCGCGCGCGAATTCTTCCGGCCGAACTTCTTCGTCAACACGCCCGATATCAACCCGCGCCACCTGCAGAACGCGCCGCGCACGCAGTTCGTGATCCGCGCGGCGCTCGCGGCGACGCTGGCCGGTTCATGGGGCATGTACTCGGGCTTCGAGCTCGGCGAATCGGCGCCCCTGCCGAACAGCGAGGAATACGCGAACGCGGAGAAGTACGAACTGCGCGCGCGCGACTGGAGCCTCGCCGCGCACATCGGTACAGAAGTCGCGCGGCTGAACCGCGCACGGCGCGAGCACCCGGCGCTGCAGACGCACCTCGGCATCACGTTCGCCGACGCGGACAACGACATGGTGCTGGTGTTCGTCAAGGCCACACCTGCGTTCGACAGCGTGATCGTCGTCGCGATCAGCATCGACCCGTGGCATCCGCAGGCCGCGAACTTCACGCTCGATTCAGCGCTGTGGCGCGGCTTCGGGCTCGTCGACGGCGAACCGCTCGATGCGCTCGAACAGGACGCCGCGCAAGCGGAAACGTGGCGCGGGCATCGCCAGTACGTGTCGCTCGATCCACATGTGCGGCCGTACGCAATCTGGCGGCTCGCGCCGTCTCCGGGCGCCGCGCGGGCGGCGGCGCCGATGTCGGACCACGCCCGATCCCCTTCGGGAGCCCACGCATGATGAAACGAGAAGATTCCCTCGACGACGTGCGCCGCGCGCAGTTCCCGTCGCTCGCGCCGGCCGGCACGCCGCGCCGGCGCCGTGCGCGCCGCCGCGCACCCGCGCTCTGCGCGGACGACCCGCTGTGGTACAAGGACGCGATCATCTACCAGGTGCACGTGAAGTCGTTCTACGACTCGAACAACGACGGCATCGGCGATTTCCCGGGCCTGATCGCGAAGCTCGACTACATCGCCGAACTCGGCGTCGACACGGTCTGGCTGCTGCCGTTCTACCCGTCGCCGCGCCGCGACGACGGCTACGACATCGCCGATTACCGCGACGTGCATCCCGACTACGGCACGCTCGCCGACGTGCGGCGCTTCATCCGCGAAGCGCATGCGCGCGGCATCCGCGTGATCACCGAGCTCGTGATCAACCACACGTCGGACCAGCATCCGTGGTTCCAGCGCGCGCGCCGCGCGAAGCCGGGCTCGATGCACCGCGACTACTACATGTGGTCCGACACCGACACGAAATACGCGGGCACGCGGATCATCTTCCTCGATACGGAAACGTCGAACTGGACGCACGATCCGGTCGCCGGCCAGTACTACTGGCACCGCTTCTATTCGCACCAACCCGACCTGAATTTCGACAACCCGGCCGTCGTGCGCGAGGTCATGCAGGTGATGCGCTTCTGGCTCGACCTCGGCATCGACGGGCTGCGGCTCGACGCGGTGCCCTATCTCGTCGCACGCGAAGGTACGAACAACGAGAACCTGCCGGAAACGCACGCGATCCTGAAGCGGATCCGCGCGACCATCGACGCCGAGTATCCGAACCGGATGCTGCTCGCGGAAGCGAACCAGTGGCCGGAAGACGTGCAGGAATATTTCGGCGACGAGGACGAATGCCACATGGCGTTCCACTTCCCGCTGATGCCGCGCATCTACATGTCGATCGCGAGCGAGGACCGCTTCCCGATCGTCGACATCATGCGGCAGACGCCTGCGCTCGCGCCGAGCAACCAGTGGGCCGTGTTCCTGCGCAACCACGACGAACTGACGCTCGAGATGGTGACCGATTCGGAGCGCGACCTGCTGTGGCAGACCTATGCGAGCGACCGGCGCGCGCGGCTGAACCTCGGCATCCGGCGCCGGCTCGCGCCGCTGATGGAACGCGACCGGCGACGCATCGAACTGATCAATTCGCTGCTGCTGTCGATGCCCGGCACGCCCGTCATCTACTACGGCGACGAGCTCGGGATGGGCGACAACATCCACCTCGGCGACCGCGACGGCGTGCGCACGCCGATGCAGTGGTCGTCGGACCGCAACGGCGGCTTCTCGCGCGCCGACCCCGAACTGCTGGTGCTGCCGCCCATCATGGGTTCGCTGTACGGCTATGACGCGGTCAACGTCGAGGCGCAGACGCGCGACCCGCATTCGCTGCTGAACTGGACGCGCCGCATCCTGTCGACGCGCCGCGCGTCGCAGGCGTTCGGGCGCGGCACGATCCGCTTCCTGCGCCCGGAGAACCGCAAGGTGCTCGCGTACCTGCGCGAGCTCGACGGCGACGATCCGGTGCTGTGCGTCGCGAACCTGTCGCGCGCGTCGCAGGCGGTCGAGCTCGACCTGTCCGAATTCGCGGGCCGCGTGCCGATCGAGATGACGTCGGATTCGCCGTTTCCGCCGATCGGCCAGCTCCCGTATCTCCTCACCTTTCCGCCGTACGGGTTCCTGTGGTTCGTGCTCGCCGAGCACGGGCGCGAACCGTCGTGGCGGCAGCCGCATGCAGAGCCGCTGCCCGAATACGTGACGCTCGTGATGCGGCGCGACGAGGCGCGGCCGGACGTCGCGCAACTGCACACGCTCGCGCACGATGCACTGCCGTCGTGGCTCGCGCGGCGGCGCTGGTTCGCGTCGAAGGATCGCACGATCGGCGACGCGCGGCTGAACGTCGTCACGCCGGTGCCGGGCGAGCCGTTCCAGTACGCGGAGGCATGGGTCACCTCCGGCCGGCATGGCGACGTCGAACGCTACGTCGTGCCGCTTGCGGCCGCGTGGGGCGGCGAGACCTCGCAGCCGCTGTTCGCGCAGCTCGCGCTGGCGCGCGTACGGCGCGGCCACACGGTCGGCTACCTGACCGACGCGTTCGCGCTGCCGTCATTCGCACGCGGGATGCTGCGCAAGCTGCGCGACGGCGCGACGGTGCCGACCACAGACGGCGGACGGCTCGAATTCCTGCCGGAAGACGCGCTCGCCGCGCTCGATCCCGGCGACGACGCCGAAGTGCGCTGGCTCGCGGCCGAGCAGAGCAACAGCTCGCTCGTGATCGGCGACGCGATCGTGCTGAAGCTGGTGCGCAAGGTCGCGCACGGCGTGCACCCCGAAGCGGAAATGAGCCGATACCTGACGCGGATCGGCTATGCGAACACCGCGACGCTCGCGGGCGAAGTCGTGCACGTCGATCCGGACGGCACGCCGCACACGGTCGCGATCCTGCAGCGCTATGTCGACAACCAGGGCGACGCGTGGACGCGTTCGTTCGACTTCCTGCGGCGCGCGATCGACGAGCTCGCGCTGCCGGCCGCCGACGAAGAAGAAGCGGCCGAAGAGGACGAAGAACCCGAGGCGCTGCTCGGTTATGCGTCATTCGCGGGCATCGTCGGCACGCGGCTCGGCCAGCTGCACGTCGCGCTCGCGCAGCCGTCCGACGATCCCGCGTTCGCGCCAGAACGCGCGACGCCCGACCATGTCGACGGCTGGTGCGCGGACGCGATCGCGTCGTTCGAGCAAGCGCTCGACGTGCTGCGCACGCGGCTCGATGCGCTCGATCCCGTGATGCGCGCTTCCGCCGACGTCCTGCTCGCGTCCCGCGACGCGGCCGTGCGCGCGCTCGGCGAACTCGTGCCGCGCACGCTCGATGCGCAATGCACGCGGATTCACGGCGATTTCCATCTCGGCCAGGTGCTCGACGTGCAGGGCGATGCGCTGCTGATCGACTTCGAGGGCGAACCGGCGCGCCCGCTCGACCGGCGCCGCGCGAAATCGCATCCGCTGCGCGACGTCGCCGGTCTCCTGCGCTCGCTGTCGTACGTGAGCGCGATCGCGCAATTCGCGATCGAGAAGGCGCCGCCGCAGGCGGCCGGCCGCAAGCGCGCGCTGTTCGACCGCTTCGGGCAGGCCGCCGCCGATCGCTTCGTCGAATGCTATCGCGCGGCCGCCGAGCTGGCGCCCGCGCGCTTCGTCGACCCGCGCTACGCCGATCGCCTGCTCGCGCTGTTCCTGATCGACAAGGCGTCGTACGAGCTGTGCTACGAAGCCGCGAACCGGCCCGACTGGCTGAGCGTGCCGGTCGGCGGGCTCGCGGCGCTCGTCGAACGCCTGCTCGACGACGGCAGCACACCCGACGACGGAGGCACGCGATGACCGATACGCTGTTCGAACGCGCCGATATCGATGCGCTGCTCGCCGGCCGCCATCCCGATCCGTTCGCATGCCTCGGCCCGCACGGGCAAGCCGACCGGATCGTCGTGCGCGCGCTGCTGCCCGGCGCCGAACGCGTGCGCGCGCTGTCGCCGGACGGCGACGAACTCGGCGCGCTCGCGTGCGTCGATCGCGCCGGCTGCTTCGCGGGAACGATCGCACGCAACGGCGATGTTTCCCGTTACCGGCTCGCGATCGACTGGCCTGACGCGCGGCAGGTGACCGACGACGCGTATGCGTTCGGCACGCTGCTCGACGACGCGGCGCTCGCGCGTTTCTCGGCCGGCGACCCGGCTGCCGTGCTCGACTGCCTCGGCGCGACGCCCGCGCGCATCGACGATATCGACGGCGTGCGTTTCGCGGTATGGGCGCCGAACGCGCAGCGCGTGTCGGTGGTCGGCAATTTCAACGCGTGGGACGGGCGCCGTCATCCGATGCGGCTGCGGCGGCCGTCGGGCGTGTGGGAGCTGTTCGTGCCGGGCATCGGCGCGGGCGAGCACTACAAGTACGAGCTGCGCGCGCCCGACGGGCGCGTGCTGCCGAACAAGGCCGATCCGTGTGCACGCGCGACCGAAGCGCCGCCGCACACGGCGTCCGTCGTCGCCGACGTCGCGGCGCTCGACGCGTTCGCATGGCACGACCACGGCTGGATGCACGCGCGGCCGCACACTGACCGCTACCGCGTGCCGTGGTCGATCTACGAGGTGCATGCGGAATCGTGGCAGCGCGTGCCCGAGGAGATGGACCGCAGCGCGACGTGGGACGAGCTTGCCGAGCGGCTGATTCCGTACGTGCAGGGGATGGGCTTCACGCACGTCGAGTTCATGCCGATCGCCGAATACCCGTTCGGCGGCTCGTGGGGCTACCAGCCGCTCGCGCAGTTCGCGCCGTCGGCGCGCTTCGGGCCGGTCGACGGCTTCGCGCGGTTCGTCGACCGCGCGCATGCGGCCGGCATCGGCGTGATCGTCGACTGGGTGCCCGCGCACTTCCCGGACGACCCGCACGGCCTCGCGCAGTTCGACGGCAGCGCGCTGTACGAGCACGCCGATCCGCGAGAAGGCTTGCATCCCGACTGGCACACGTGCGTGTTCAACGTCGGGCGCACCGAAGTCGGCGCGTTCCTCGTCGCGTCGGCGCTCGCGTGGGCGCGCCGGTATCACGTCGACGGCATCCGCGTCGATGCGGTCGCGTCGATGCTGTACCGCGACTATTCGCGCAAGGAAGGCGAATGGGTGCCGAACGTGCACGGCGGCCGCGAGAACCTCGAATCGGTCGCGTTCCTGCGCCTGCTGAACGATACGATGCACGGTGCGGCCGCACCGGCCGGCGTCGTCACCGTCGCCGAGGAATCGACCGCGTGGCCGGGCGTCACCGCGCCGACCGGCGACGGCGGGCTCGGCTTCGACTTCAAGTGGAACATGGGATGGATGCACGACACGCTCGCGTATCTGCGCGAGGACCCCGTGCACCGCCGCTATCACCACGACCGGATGACGTTCGGGCTCATCTATGCGTTCTCCGAGCGCTTCGTGCTGCCGCTGTCGCACGACGAGGTCGTGCACGGCAAGGGCTCGCTCGTCACGAAAATGCCGGGCGACGCATGGCAGAAGCTCGCGACGCTGCGCGCGTATTTCGGCTTCATGTGGGCGCACCCCGGCAAGAAGCTGCTGTTCATGGGCAACGAATTCGCGCAATGGGCCGAGTTCGCGCACGACGCGACGCCGCACTGGGACCTGCTCGACGCGCCCGCGCATCGCGGCGTGCAACGGCTCGTGCGCGACCTGAACCGCGCGTATGCGGCCGAACCGGCGCTGCATGCGCTCGACTGCCACGCGGCCGGCTTCGCCTGGCTGATCGGTGACGATCGCGACAACAGCGTGTTCGCGTTCGCGCGCCGCGACGAGGCCGGGCACATGGTGGTCGCCGTCTGCAACTTCACGCCGGTGCCGCGCACCGGCTACCGCGTCGGCCTGCCCGCGCCCGGACCGTGGCGCGAATTGATGAACACCGATGCCGCATCGTACGGCGGCACCAACGCCGGCAACGACGGTACTGTGCAAGCCGAGGCCGTCCCCGCGCACGGCGAGGCGTGGTCGGCCACGCTGCGCCTGCCGCCGCTCGCCACGCTGT
The DNA window shown above is from Burkholderia pyrrocinia and carries:
- a CDS encoding maltotransferase domain-containing protein gives rise to the protein MDSTPTFAPHIYFCDARLVGPLDAWPQTFARIAGMGFDHVLVGAFWAAGVAGFPRHVADFRRPAQPFATRASALETFSRLAQLAHGHGLRLLLEVVPDRIARENPLRAEHPDWYVERTHDDALIDPRGTAHALDVAHANLGDEAARDALSAWWCAHLATFADAGAAGFLIDAPHHLPADWWPGWRAALRRARPDVAVLAAVPGHARDALAQLEAAGFDAVFSSVRWWDLRAPWFADEHRLLRRIGSPIAFPDALDGPRLADDWPDAPDDTVARAYRRALWTAAAVGTGWLVPMGFEHGVALPLMARDADAGRYRAAFERARFDLSGTIADANAWRRATPVAAARGEIAQLSAPGAPATVLLRGTGPSLEHDEAALLIALNPDLDAAVTVDPATILPGVPGGFTRVVTQHGAQTHPPAALEPFTLGPGAYAMLHAWQAPPVTTLPDDARERTALSDALVADRIAIERVEPSVDGGRFAVKRVIGEPLVVRASIFSDGHAHLAAALQWRADGEDGWREVPFEAEPNDRWHACVTLDQLGRHAFRVIAWRDDWASLVDDVAKKHAAGQDVTLELREAQLLLATALKLAEPADARAVAQMERLVAEFKDAPADARLALLGAAPLADAFAALRYRPFVTHDETTYPVDVERRAARFSSWYEMFPRSASNDPHRHGTFDDVIAQLPRIRDMGFDVLYFPPIHPIGMAARKGRNNSLTAGPDDVGSPYAIGSPDGGHTAVHPQLGTLASFRTLVDAARAHGLEIALDFAIQCSPDHPWLAAHPGWFAWRPDGSLRFAENPPKRYQDIVNPDFYAPDALPGVWLALRDAVLFWVDAGVRIFRVDNPHTKPLPFWAWMIDDVRGRHPDVVFLSEAFTRPGMMYRLAKIGFSQSYTYFTWRESKREFIDYLTELATGPAREFFRPNFFVNTPDINPRHLQNAPRTQFVIRAALAATLAGSWGMYSGFELGESAPLPNSEEYANAEKYELRARDWSLAAHIGTEVARLNRARREHPALQTHLGITFADADNDMVLVFVKATPAFDSVIVVAISIDPWHPQAANFTLDSALWRGFGLVDGEPLDALEQDAAQAETWRGHRQYVSLDPHVRPYAIWRLAPSPGAARAAAPMSDHARSPSGAHA
- the treS gene encoding maltose alpha-D-glucosyltransferase, translating into MKREDSLDDVRRAQFPSLAPAGTPRRRRARRRAPALCADDPLWYKDAIIYQVHVKSFYDSNNDGIGDFPGLIAKLDYIAELGVDTVWLLPFYPSPRRDDGYDIADYRDVHPDYGTLADVRRFIREAHARGIRVITELVINHTSDQHPWFQRARRAKPGSMHRDYYMWSDTDTKYAGTRIIFLDTETSNWTHDPVAGQYYWHRFYSHQPDLNFDNPAVVREVMQVMRFWLDLGIDGLRLDAVPYLVAREGTNNENLPETHAILKRIRATIDAEYPNRMLLAEANQWPEDVQEYFGDEDECHMAFHFPLMPRIYMSIASEDRFPIVDIMRQTPALAPSNQWAVFLRNHDELTLEMVTDSERDLLWQTYASDRRARLNLGIRRRLAPLMERDRRRIELINSLLLSMPGTPVIYYGDELGMGDNIHLGDRDGVRTPMQWSSDRNGGFSRADPELLVLPPIMGSLYGYDAVNVEAQTRDPHSLLNWTRRILSTRRASQAFGRGTIRFLRPENRKVLAYLRELDGDDPVLCVANLSRASQAVELDLSEFAGRVPIEMTSDSPFPPIGQLPYLLTFPPYGFLWFVLAEHGREPSWRQPHAEPLPEYVTLVMRRDEARPDVAQLHTLAHDALPSWLARRRWFASKDRTIGDARLNVVTPVPGEPFQYAEAWVTSGRHGDVERYVVPLAAAWGGETSQPLFAQLALARVRRGHTVGYLTDAFALPSFARGMLRKLRDGATVPTTDGGRLEFLPEDALAALDPGDDAEVRWLAAEQSNSSLVIGDAIVLKLVRKVAHGVHPEAEMSRYLTRIGYANTATLAGEVVHVDPDGTPHTVAILQRYVDNQGDAWTRSFDFLRRAIDELALPAADEEEAAEEDEEPEALLGYASFAGIVGTRLGQLHVALAQPSDDPAFAPERATPDHVDGWCADAIASFEQALDVLRTRLDALDPVMRASADVLLASRDAAVRALGELVPRTLDAQCTRIHGDFHLGQVLDVQGDALLIDFEGEPARPLDRRRAKSHPLRDVAGLLRSLSYVSAIAQFAIEKAPPQAAGRKRALFDRFGQAAADRFVECYRAAAELAPARFVDPRYADRLLALFLIDKASYELCYEAANRPDWLSVPVGGLAALVERLLDDGSTPDDGGTR
- the glgB gene encoding 1,4-alpha-glucan branching protein GlgB, which codes for MTDTLFERADIDALLAGRHPDPFACLGPHGQADRIVVRALLPGAERVRALSPDGDELGALACVDRAGCFAGTIARNGDVSRYRLAIDWPDARQVTDDAYAFGTLLDDAALARFSAGDPAAVLDCLGATPARIDDIDGVRFAVWAPNAQRVSVVGNFNAWDGRRHPMRLRRPSGVWELFVPGIGAGEHYKYELRAPDGRVLPNKADPCARATEAPPHTASVVADVAALDAFAWHDHGWMHARPHTDRYRVPWSIYEVHAESWQRVPEEMDRSATWDELAERLIPYVQGMGFTHVEFMPIAEYPFGGSWGYQPLAQFAPSARFGPVDGFARFVDRAHAAGIGVIVDWVPAHFPDDPHGLAQFDGSALYEHADPREGLHPDWHTCVFNVGRTEVGAFLVASALAWARRYHVDGIRVDAVASMLYRDYSRKEGEWVPNVHGGRENLESVAFLRLLNDTMHGAAAPAGVVTVAEESTAWPGVTAPTGDGGLGFDFKWNMGWMHDTLAYLREDPVHRRYHHDRMTFGLIYAFSERFVLPLSHDEVVHGKGSLVTKMPGDAWQKLATLRAYFGFMWAHPGKKLLFMGNEFAQWAEFAHDATPHWDLLDAPAHRGVQRLVRDLNRAYAAEPALHALDCHAAGFAWLIGDDRDNSVFAFARRDEAGHMVVAVCNFTPVPRTGYRVGLPAPGPWRELMNTDAASYGGTNAGNDGTVQAEAVPAHGEAWSATLRLPPLATLWLSPA
- a CDS encoding Hsp20/alpha crystallin family protein; the protein is MNTELSKWNPFKFLRKTQTEKVGEQSSSNAPTSKHWPAEWPDVSRLLSSDPWHAMGELLRDPFAGFGGLDRWFGDFSSSRFQPRIDVVDDGDALRITAELPGMDREDLQTSIEDGVLVLRGDKKQDTRSEENGCYRLERSHGSFTRTIPLPDGVDVDKVDAKFDKGVLTLRLPKTASARSAVRKIEIN
- a CDS encoding phosphate-starvation-inducible PsiE family protein, giving the protein MDALRWEPRVLGFYERFEQAVAHILSTVISVIIAISLWQLIRAVGVLLVREALNPLDHAVFQTVFGMIMTLLIAMEFKHSIIRVMLRRDHIVQVKTVVLIALLAIARKFIILDPNTDPERIGALAAALLALGGVYWLMRQRDDRVEVEGLPD
- a CDS encoding DUF6566 family protein; its protein translation is MPAGTGHGACAQRRRGARRLCSAHFLHRFLHRHRRQALEATVQHQQDAQIRDPYRGHEIRVWARRNDSGAWRDEVQVYVGGERIELVVPAADGPDWMTENEALLAGVERGRYLIDKRIDDD